The window CACAATTGGAGTCTTCATTTGATGGTTACACAACTTCTTATTTAAAAAAACTTATGGTTGCAACAGTCAAACCTCAGTCTCTAAAAATATTTCGCCGCTTTACACTGCTGTTAATGCCAGGAATATTCACCTTGGTAACTTCGTTAACGTTAGTCGGTTGTACACAACAAAGCCAAAAAGCAGAAAATCGGTCTTCTGCTAGTAACGTATCGGATACTAAACCATCTGGTATTAAGACCAAAGTACTCCGCATGGGGTATCAACAAGCAGGCGATCTGGTCAGAATAACGAAAGTATTGGAAAAGCGCTTAGAACCTTTGGGTGTGAAGGTGGAGTGGGCGCAATTTGCCCAAGGGCCACAACTGATGGAAGCCATGAATGTGGGTAAAATAGATTTGGGTTCCGTTGGGGAAACTCCTCCTATCTTTGCCCAAGCTGCTGGTGCTGAGATTGTTTATGTTGTTGGTCGAAGACGTACTGAAAAGACTGGTAAAGGAAGCGCGATCGCAGTTCCTCCAGATTCTCCGATTAAGAGCGTTAAAGATATCAAAGGACAAAAAGTAGTCTTCCAAAAAGCTTCTGCATCTCACTATTTCATTATCAGAGCATTGGAAGAGGCTGGTTTGAAATACAGTGATATTCAAGTTCTCAGTATACCTAATGTAGAAGCTGCTAGTGCATTTCTAGAAGGGAAAATTCCTGTTTGGGTAAGTGGCGATCCTCATTTAGCTAGGGCTGAAAAATTGGGTAAGGCTCGAATTATCAGGACTGCTCAAGGGCTTGATTCACCTGGTGGATACTATATTGCTGGCAAGCAGTTTGCAATTGAGAATCCAGAGTTGCTGCGGATAGTGATTGAGGAGATTGATAAGATTGATCGTTGGGCTGAAGCGCATCCCCAAGAGACTGCAAAGCTGATTGCGCCAGAGCAAAAACTACCTCCAGACGTGATGAAATTGGTACTCAGTCGTCGCAGCTATGGATTGAGAGCTATTTCTCCAGAACTGATCAAGGAGCAACAACGGATTGCAGATTACTTCTATAAAAATGGCTTACTTCCCAAACCTCTCAATGTTCAAGAAGCGATGCTGACACCTGAGCAGTATGCAGCAATTACTCCGCCCACAATTAGCCAGAAATAGTATGAAAGGGATCGGGGATGGGATTAGGAAGAGGAGTGGGAGAGGGGGAGAGTGGGGGAGTAAAAGAGAATTATTCTCCTTGTCCCCGTGTCCCCGCGTCTCCTTGTCTCCGCGTCTGGGTGTCCTCTTTTGTCTTGGCGGATAAGTACAAAAATTCCTTGGAGAAATAAACATAATGACTTCTAAATACTTCGATATTCAACCAGTTGCAGGACGTATTGGAGCTGAAATTGTAGGTGTTGATTTGAGTAGTGACCTCAGCGACGATATCATCAGTGATATCCGTAAAACCCTAGTCCAATACAAGGTAATTTTCTTCCGTCGCCAGCAGCTTGATGCTAAAGGGCAAGTAGCTTTTGCTCAACGCTTCGGTAAAGTCACCACTGCTCACCCTACCGTACCATCTCTACCTGGACACCCAGAAGTCCTGGATCTAGATTATGGTCGAACTGCCACTCGTGCAAATAATTGGCATACCGATGTCACCTTTGTAGATCGCCCGCCGCTTGGTTCTATTCTACGAGCAATTGAAATTCCTGCCGTTGGAGGTGATACAATTTGGGCAAATTCTGTTAGTGCATACCAAAATTTACCAGAACATTTGCGTGATATTGCTGATAAACTTTGGGCTGTGCACAGCAATGCCTACGATTACGCGGAAGCCGCAGTCAGTCTTTCTGAAGAACTCAAAGCTTATCGGGCTGTTTTTACTTCCACAGTATATGAAACCCTGCATCCCGTTGTTCGCGTCCATCCAGAGTCTGGAGAGCGCGGGTTGTTTATCGGTGGTTTCGTGCGTCAAATCAAAGGACTATCAACTACAGAATCGGACGACATTATTCGGCTGTTGCAGTCCTACGTAACACGTCCAGAAAACACAGTCCGTTGGCGTTGGCAAGTTGGTGATGTGGCATTCTGGGATAACCGTGCTACTCAACATTATGCGATCGCTGATTATGGTAATCAACCTCGTCGCGTTCAGCGAGTAACGATTGCTGGTGATTTGCCAGTTAGCATTGACGGCAAACACAGTGAGGCAATCAAAGGTGATTCTTCTGCTTATATCCCTAGCTTGGCTGTTGCTTAAGAGAAGGCAGAGAGAAGTTGGAGCGGAGGCTTCCTCCGATCCAAACTTCGGAGGGGCAGAAGGAAAGGGGTTTTTGTTTCATCTACAAAGTATAAAGGATAATATTTGCCGCTAGTGGATGCTTCTAAACAGAGGAAAGGAATATAGATGAGTACGAAAAGGCAACTAAGACTGGGTGCATTCTTGATGAGTTCTGGTCATCACGTTGCGGCGTGGCGACACCCGGATGCGCAAGCGGACGGCGGTCTCAACTTTGAGCATTTTCGGCAGATCGCCCAGACAGCAGAACGGGGAAAATTTGACATGATTTTCTTTGCTGATGGTGTAGCTGTTCGCCAACGAGGTCAAGGAACTGAGGCTTTGAGTCGTTCGGTAACTGTCCACTTTGAACCGTTAACTTTGCTGTCAGCTTTGTCTGTGGTAACGGATCGCATCGGATTAACAGCGACAGTCTCGACCACATACAATGAACCTTATCATCTTGCCCGTAAGTTTGCTTCCTTAGATTATCTCAGTGGTGGACGTGCTGGCTGGAATCTCGTCACTTCTGCAACCGAAACTGAAGCATACAACTTCAATCGAGAAAAGCACATGGAGCATACACTTCGTTATGAACGTGCTAAAGAGTTTGTGGAGGTTGTGACTAAGCTTTGGGATAGTTGGGAAGATGATGCTTTTGTAAGAGACAAAGAGTCAGGTATTTTCTTCGAGCCTGACAAAATGCACATTCCCAATCACAAAGGTAAGCATTTCTCGGTACGTGGGCCGCTTAATGTAGCTCGTCCACCTCAAGGATATCCGGTAATTATTCAAGCTGGATCTTCTGAAGATGGTCAAGAACTAGCCGCTCAAACAGCAGAGGTAATTTTTACTGCTCAACAAACTCTAGAAGAAGCCCAAGTATTCTATTCTGGTGTGAAGGCGAGAGTAGCTAAATACGGGCGTAACCCTGATGATGTCAAGATTATGCCGGGAGTGTTTCCAGTCATCGGTAGAACTGAGGAGGAAGCTAAGGATAAATACGAGCAACTTCAGGAGTTGATTCATCCGCAGGTTGGATTGGGTTTACTTGCGGGGATGATCGGCGGATTTGATTTATCTAAGTATCCTGTAGACGGGCCTTTACCGGAACTACCAGAAACTAATGGTGGCAAAAGTCGTCAGCAACTGTTAACTGACTTGGCTCGCAGAGATAATTTAACGATTCGACAGTTATATTTAGCGATCGCGGGGGCGCGGGGACATAGAACCATATTAGGAACACCTGTCACAATTGCCGATCAACTAGAGGATTGGTTTGTGAATGGTGGCGCAGATGGGTTCAATATTATGCCGCCTTATTTGCCTGGTGGTTTGGATGAATTTGTAGAACTGGTGATCCCCGAATTGCAACGCCGAGGATTGTTCCGGACAGAGTACGAAGGGCAAA is drawn from Chlorogloeopsis sp. ULAP01 and contains these coding sequences:
- a CDS encoding sulfonate ABC transporter substrate-binding protein yields the protein MVATVKPQSLKIFRRFTLLLMPGIFTLVTSLTLVGCTQQSQKAENRSSASNVSDTKPSGIKTKVLRMGYQQAGDLVRITKVLEKRLEPLGVKVEWAQFAQGPQLMEAMNVGKIDLGSVGETPPIFAQAAGAEIVYVVGRRRTEKTGKGSAIAVPPDSPIKSVKDIKGQKVVFQKASASHYFIIRALEEAGLKYSDIQVLSIPNVEAASAFLEGKIPVWVSGDPHLARAEKLGKARIIRTAQGLDSPGGYYIAGKQFAIENPELLRIVIEEIDKIDRWAEAHPQETAKLIAPEQKLPPDVMKLVLSRRSYGLRAISPELIKEQQRIADYFYKNGLLPKPLNVQEAMLTPEQYAAITPPTISQK
- a CDS encoding TauD/TfdA family dioxygenase; translated protein: MTSKYFDIQPVAGRIGAEIVGVDLSSDLSDDIISDIRKTLVQYKVIFFRRQQLDAKGQVAFAQRFGKVTTAHPTVPSLPGHPEVLDLDYGRTATRANNWHTDVTFVDRPPLGSILRAIEIPAVGGDTIWANSVSAYQNLPEHLRDIADKLWAVHSNAYDYAEAAVSLSEELKAYRAVFTSTVYETLHPVVRVHPESGERGLFIGGFVRQIKGLSTTESDDIIRLLQSYVTRPENTVRWRWQVGDVAFWDNRATQHYAIADYGNQPRRVQRVTIAGDLPVSIDGKHSEAIKGDSSAYIPSLAVA
- a CDS encoding LLM class flavin-dependent oxidoreductase; its protein translation is MSTKRQLRLGAFLMSSGHHVAAWRHPDAQADGGLNFEHFRQIAQTAERGKFDMIFFADGVAVRQRGQGTEALSRSVTVHFEPLTLLSALSVVTDRIGLTATVSTTYNEPYHLARKFASLDYLSGGRAGWNLVTSATETEAYNFNREKHMEHTLRYERAKEFVEVVTKLWDSWEDDAFVRDKESGIFFEPDKMHIPNHKGKHFSVRGPLNVARPPQGYPVIIQAGSSEDGQELAAQTAEVIFTAQQTLEEAQVFYSGVKARVAKYGRNPDDVKIMPGVFPVIGRTEEEAKDKYEQLQELIHPQVGLGLLAGMIGGFDLSKYPVDGPLPELPETNGGKSRQQLLTDLARRDNLTIRQLYLAIAGARGHRTILGTPVTIADQLEDWFVNGGADGFNIMPPYLPGGLDEFVELVIPELQRRGLFRTEYEGQTLRENLGLPRPVNRFSTAATSPEPLAVGSSA